CCCAAGTGTCAGGttggtcaggatgttggtgatgtattttCAGTTACTCTGACGCTGATTGGAGTAGATCAGACAATACCTTcagaacaatctctctctctctctctctctctctctctctctctctctctctctctctctctctctcgctctctctctctctctctctagctctctctctctctcctctctctctctctcctctctagctctctctctctctctctagctctctctctctctctctctagctctctctctctagctctctctctctctctctctagctctctccctctagctctctctctctctctctctagctctctctctctagctctctctctctagctctctctctctagctctctctctagctctctctcttgctctctctctctagctctctctctctctctctctctctctctctagctctctctctctctctctctctctctctctctctctctctctctctctctctctctctctctctctctctctctctctctctctctctctctctctctctctctctctctctctctctctccagctgtccCAGTATTACTGTACATCTAAGACTCAGTGAGAGGCTAGCTAGATAAGACAGCCATCTAAACTTCTAGAATATCAACTTGATGAACAACAAATCAAACATTTGAACCATTTCATGTGATTCCCTCACCTTTCTTCTTCTGGTACAGTATGGCACCAATGACtgcgatgatgatgaagatgacagcAGCAAGTACTCCAATGATGATGGGGATGGTATTGACTGTTGATTAAAaaacacatatgtgtgtatgtatacacaaacacataaatatatatccTTGTGAGCCTTCGGCTGCGGTCACACCAGCACTGCTGAATGTGAAATTTCGTGGTGAATTTGATTCATATCAATGAATTCGTCACAATAAGTGAACTTGGATCTGGGTGCAAGGTGAGTCGGCCTCGATCACTTCACGTCGAGTTCAAACTTGGTGAACGGTGACACCTGAATTTGCTCCGTCGACAATAACAGAGCTGCTCTGACTGTTGTGACGTCTGACGGAGCAGCCACTAGAGGCAGTAAATACAGGAAGCTGTCGTTTCGTTAACCATCTAATTTTATACTACCGTGCTCTGccaaaaagtaaactgctccagGAGAAAATAGGCCTCATGGCTTCCAGTCAGGCATGGAGCAGGAGTAGACAGTATACTagctttcattcatttatttgagTTGAGAGTTTTTTGTAACTATTCCACAAGGGACATGGAGGAATTTCACTGTGCCAGTTTCTGGTGTGACCGCAGACCAAGGCTCAAATGGATGAAGTGGCTCTAAGTTGTTAGTCATGCTCCATTTGTCTTTATCATTCAGTTGCTGGAGGTTTTGAATcacttaaagcaataaaaatctTCCAGCTTTTTCCCCCTATGAGCAATGCATCAATTCATCATTTCCTTCATTAAGACAAAGGTGAATTTGCTCTTACACCAGAAATAGTCCACACCACAGTTTGATTGTACCTTAACAAGAACATCAAGAAGTCCAAACTGACTGATGACTGACAGGCACAGAAGTCAGTCTTTGGCTAGTACCTACTTAGGCCATTGTGTCCCTGTTCAAGGCTTCAACAGAAACAACAGAACTAACCAGGATCTTTCCTGTTGGTCTTGATCTTTGATGGATGCAGTTTGGTGATGATGTCATCCTtcatcccagaaagctgaaccaCACAGTGGTACTTCTGCCAGTCCTCAGCCTTCATTGATGAAAGGTCAACGAGAAGGTGAACGCTCCTCTGGAAGGTTCCATCGTGGTTGGGGAGGAGCTCACCAtggtccacctcctcctcctggagctcctcctcctctctcttccagAACATCACGATTCTGTCAGGGTAGAAACCTGTAGCATGGCAGGTGACTGGAGAGGAGGGAGACCTCTGGAGCAGAGACactgagggggggactggggggagagagagagagagagagaggagagagagagagagagagagagagagaggttgacaaAGCCCTTTATTAAGCACTacaataggtatacagacaaaaggACAGCAGCTACGTAAGTGAAAGTGAAAacacaagtcaacaacacagccATGACTTCCCCATTTTACACCGATTAGAAAGAGAAGACCAGGTCTTCctcatctcccactgagcacaatactccctGGCTGCCAGTTTGAAGCTGAAAGCCACCAGATTGTCTACCATTTTGTAGTAGGCATGTTGCACCGAGCCTTCAGCAGTCCTGTAAGAACCTGCAGAGGGTCCATACagtccaccaacaacaacaaaaaacccaacaaacatgatacagagaccactcacacagacacacagacacccctcacacaaaacacacaacccctgccacccaaccaatctcctcccaccaagacaaacaaacagcgccCACACATAGCCCTCCTTATGGACTCAAACCAGAAGTTCATGGACCCTCAGAAACTATTCCCCGGATATCACGTGACAGCAAAACGATGCAGCACTACTGGCCATGCACTACAGCTCCTGAACAAGGAATCTCTTGGGAGCCCGCAATGCATCATCATCCACACCGGGACCAATGACCTGCACTATCTGCGCAGTGACACGGCTGTGGCGGTgcgtagagtggcagagagagcaagtggagaattcccagaggctcggattgtggtgtcaacactcctgccacggcgtgacaccccaccccatataatccatggaatcaacacagacatcagcagaggctgCGCTGCTCTTCCCAATGTCCACCTGGCTCACCATCCAGCCATCAGCCTCCACCACTTCTACGACGGACTGCACCTTCACAAGGAGAGGGTGCGGATTTTTGCGAGGACCCTAAAAGATGTTGCTTTGGGCCGCAACCCAACCACACCCACTTATCCTCCACcagtaggagactacagaccagaaccctcccacatccccagatacccccctttcccccccccagagcacacaatacctggaccccccccccccagccccatactccatactcacctttgggccgaaagccctacacacacccacacctacgtgctgcttcccccaggtccaagaaacctgtgcacccaacccctccaaaaaacaaaaaggcaacaacacttgacagagcctgtcccccacagcacaggccacaaagctatgctgctgcagtagcccagccccctcccacacccaccgccccagccaagactgagattggagagataaaggagatgctccacaccttgtgctccagactcctgcatggcagcatctaagacaacctctacgtgccatcagatcttaatggggtaaccacttacacggggaaatcctgagtgttgatttggctctggttgtgtataataatgcccacaatatcgatagtgaggtatttggtaagtgttatcatgatatttcatatttatcttcttccactgtaacttaataattctctgtctcacaaaagagactcattgtatattttcttttcatgcattctttttctgtctcttgttggaacatccagggtctcttctcatcttcctttgggatgaagagtagagaccctgacttcttaaaaaacatcgaaaatgtcgacatagtcatattaactgaaacctggtgtcgtgaagacataaccacccactgtccctcaggttacaaagaaataattattccatcaaataaacttaactcagtacatcgtggacgagactctggaggtattttgatttggtacaggggatgtttaaccaaccacatttcaaaaattaaaattggaacatcccactgctggctaaaactcagcaataaaattggcatatcaaacaaagatatctatctctgtgctctatattctcccccaattgaatccccatattatgatgaggatttcctgagtaatctccatgaagaggtaagccttttccaggcccagggaaatgtgctgctgtgcggagattttaaggcaagaacaggttcaatgagtgataccattgaccctcagggtaacagacatgtgtttggtcaacattccctgtacctctcaccaagcctcattaaaaggagctccctcgaccgtactgtgaacaaggctggtaaggagctagtgcacctctgtcgcgcctctggcctgtacacacttaatggtaggatcagaggagactctttgggaaggttcacatgttgttcaggtcttggagctagtgtagttgactatgcaataactgacatggaccccacctccttcaacgcattcactgtcagacaacaaactcctctttctgaccataaccaaattatgattttcttcaaaactattaacctgactcaaatgcctatagaggagcccagcaagctgttcaaaattaataagacctacagatgggctccagacagtgcagaaaaatttatcaatatcctgaattcatccaaattacttaatatgattactaacttcattaacaaaccgtttgaaactaataaggacaataccaaccaagttgtcaatgaaatcaattgtatctttcagacggcagcaaacatggtcctaccaaggacccacaacagaaaaagaaacaatctcaaaatgaaaaatggtttgacaacgattgtaaaaatataagaaaagaactgcgtaaattgtcaaacctgaaacactaccaacctcaagatatggatataagaaagaaatatagcgaaacattaaaacgatataaacacacattaagaatgaaaaaacaaagccatgtagatagaaccctacaggaaatagaaaagtccctgaatcaaaaccaattctgggaaatgtggaataatttgagctctacaaaaccacaagacctgcctatccaaaatggagaaatttggaaaagtcattttgaacatatctattcggaaatccaacaagaacactcaaattccaattacaatctgatcaaacaaaaattacggttgctcgaatgcactataaaagacaaccaaaacccactggattttccaataacacaagaagaattagcacagaagctcaaatccttaaaacccaataaagcttgtggccttgacagcatcagaagcgagatgcttaaaaacagcacacctgagctgcaaagggcagtactcaaattgttcaacatcgttctaagttcgggattttttcctgacatctggagcaaagggcttataactcctattcataaaaatggagacaaattggatcctaataatttcagaggcatttgtgtgagcagtagtctggggaaggtgtttaatagcattttgaacaatcgaattctaaccctccttaacgaacacaatgtcctgagcaaaggtcaaattggcttcctcccaaatcaccggactacggaccatatttacaccctacacaccctcttaaatgaaaatgtgaatcaaaccaaaaatggaaaaatatttgcttgttttattgacttcaaaaaagcttttgactatttggcatgaaggactatactataaacttttacaaagtggtgtaggaggtaaagtgtatgacataataaagtcaatgtattcggacaacaaatgtgcagttaagattggagacaaacacactgagttcttcactcagaatagaggggtgagacagggctgtggacttagcccgacactgtttaatatatatattaatgaactggcggtgcagctggaacagtctgcagccccaggtctccccctgtatgacatggaagtgaaatttttgctttatgcagatgatctagttttgttgtcaccaaccgcagatgggctgcaacaactactagacctgcttgaggactattgccagcactgggccctggcaataaatccaaaaaagacaaaagtaatgatcttccagaagaagcccagatgtcaggaaaatagataccagttgactctaggtagcatcaccttagagcatacgatgcagtatacttacctgggtctaattattacagcatcagggagtgtcagtagggcagtgaataacctaaaacaaaaagctggcagagctctatatgcaattaaaaataaattctttaacattgatataccaatctccatctggtgcaaactgtttgatagtgtaattctgcccattgcactatatggaagtgaggtatggggtccactcagtctttccagctacactagatgggacaagcatccagcagaaaccctacatgctgaattctgtagaatgattctgaaaatacaaaggaaaacaccaaacaacgcatgtagggcagaattaggccggtttccattattaataaatgtacaaaaaagatctctaaatttctggatgcacttaaatacaagcccaacaaatacactgcactttaaagctctgaaaacccaagaactgaaccccgaaaagagtcccctgaagcagctggctctgagactcactaaccctgtaacaaatactaagaccaaccaacctcaggccagcaatgcatcccaaacaaagtttacaataaatcaggctataaaacaaagcaagaacaattatctgaaacattggaacgctgaaatcaaaactcaaaacaaactagaagtctatcgggccctaaaaacaaactatgatttggaagaacacctcttaactgtcagagacaggaagcagcgacagatcctcaccaaatacaggctcagtgaccacagtctcgccattgaaaaggggagacacaaaaagacgtggttgccaaaagagcaacgatcatgtggtcagtgcgtgacagatgaggtggagacagaggtgcacttcctccttaaatgtgacagatttgaaaaacagcgctgggcttttgtcaaggaactggaacacgtgattccagagtaccaggaaatggacgacgcaggtaagctgcgggtggtcctgggaggggggccagcggcgagcattgcagcaagatttatattatcttgccacaacctgagagatagtgggggatggcacctattgctactgttgttatttaatatcataatcattgttgttgttgctgttattattataatcattgttgtattgtgttgttgttgttttacatgctttggcaatatgtacacaaatgtatgtcatgccaataaagcacatattgaattgaattgaattgagagagagacagatgagttgaagaaaatgagacaagagagggagacacagtAGGAGAAAGGGATAAAGAGAGGAGAGTGGGCAttggaagagaaaaaagagtaagacagacagaagtgagacagcagcagaaagagagaaaggaggatgatgacaaagactgaagtgaagacggtgaaagaaagaaagagacagagagagagagagagagagagagacagagagagagagagagagagagagagagagagagagagagagagagagagagagagagatccaggaatagggggagaaaaagaaaggggggtaGGGAGgtgcagagagccagagagagataaagaataAAAAACAGAGGCAGGTAAAAAGAAAGATGGAATGAAGTAAAAATAAAACCTGGTCAGTGTAAACAAAGTCAAACCACGATGCTGTtgtgtgtaccgtgtgtgtgtacacacgagtCCAAGACCCCTGTAATGTTACTGTACATTAGAAACAGTAGAGACATATGAACACTGCTGTGTCCATGACACACATCAGGTCATGTGACTCTACCTGTCCTCAGTAGACGGTTGCTCCCATACTGCAGATACTTCTTCAGCCAGTCAACACACACATGGGTGAAGTAGTTCTTCTTCTGAGCTATCAGAGCTCCGTCTCGATCCCATCTCAGCTTGGTGATGACAGCCTGTGGTCTCGGAGCGATCCATGTCTTTGTCTTCAGGTCCAGAGCGATGAAGTCTTCTCCATCATAACCATACTGAGCATCTCCATTAACTTCTCCAGTCTTATCGTCCCACTCACAGCCATACATGACCTGAAAGATGTGGACgcctgagagaagagagacagagagaaaagagacagagagaagagagacagagagaagagagacagagagacagagagaagagagacagagacagagagacagagagacagagagaagagagacagagagaagagagacagagagacagagagagtgttaaAGCAGAGACACGTCCTGACACAGTCAACCTTTAAGAGTCCAGACCCTGTTCACCACAGAGACTCAGAGACCCAGAGGGACCACAACACAGTCTCTACACCTGTCCTCCCTACACCACCTGGTACACTCTCATCTCAGCAAAGAGGAAGGAaaggttttcacacacacactcacacacacacacacacacacacacacacacacacacacacacacacacgcacacacacacacatacacacacacactcacacaaacataaacacacacacaaacacacacacacacaccagtaacgtgATGACGTAGGTGGTTCCGTTTTCTTTGCTAGTGCGAGCGCGAGTGCGGGTATTGCATTGAAATACTGTTAACTTGTGCTATTAGCTGGAGCTGCGTGGCGACGCACGGAGAGGCTGGACCCGGAGGAAGACGCTGGATGAGCATCCAAGTCTTGGTCCAGTGCACACATGTGGTCTAGGTCGCTACAAGTGATGTGTTCACTTTCTGGGAGGTGTGTTTTGGAAGAGCAAGCCTGCACGTCGTCAATATCGGAGGGTGTAAGGGGCTGGTGGTTAAACACGTGACGgacacccctccccccactccccccacccctccccccactccgGGTGTGACTCGTGAGGGAGGACGCTGTCCCGCCTTGCTACGGTAGGAGGCCAGAAAGCAGAAGACAAGCCTGCGTGTTCTCTGCGCTGTACAAGAAGGTTGGTGAGGAGTTTGTCCTGCCAGCCATCACACATCTCTGCTGTTGTCTGGGTAACCTCTGTACCACACGTTACCActgatatccacacacacacccacacacacacacacgcacacacacattggaaGGGACATTGCACCGCTGTGCATCCCGTGCATACACCAGCACACATCAGCGCccagtgaactgaactgaacggGACTGTACAGCAACGGCGCTGGTACACACAcacgccaaacacacacacacgcacacacacccagacactaTTAAGGGAGCAACGCGGTCATCCAGACTGGTGCAGCAGACGTGTTCAGCCATTGCTGAATGATGGTTTAATGTTCTCCTTACCTGTTACTGCTGAAGCCCAATGCTTTTAGCGTGACGTCATCCTTCATGGACACCGTGGGGGTTTGAGTGACGTGTCATGTGAATGTTAAATGCCTGTCTAGAGGTCCTCTGTATTCTAAAGGAGGTGTCCTCTGGCCTGTTTAACAGGAGCCATTTCAGTGGTCATGACAGGGCCACATTATGGGATGTTTGTCTCTCACGTTTAAATGTGATGGTAAAGGGAAAGGGTATGGCTCATTAATGGCCGGTGGTGAGGGTACTGTAGGGATTTCATTCATGGGGCTTCGTGTTAGAGGCCAAGTGTTTAAATGAACTCCTACTGTGACCAAGTTTTATTTTAATAATGCTCCTGAACGCCCTGTGTTTATTATAAAGTAAACAtcagagagaaaaggctgccatctTTCTATGTAATGTACCAGTGTATTGGGATACTTACCTGGGGGTAGGGCGCTTCACCTGTCTAGCTAGGTCTTTGTAAAGTAGGGGGGTGGTATCAGGTCAGTTCGCTACTTACcttgcacacactgcacacacttcaGTCGGCCCCTTAGGACCCTCCAAGTACCCTGCAGCCTACTTTACACAGTCTAAGAAGCTACCGTTGGTCCAGGCTGCTACACAGCGCACCACTTGTTCACTCACCTGAATACTGAAGCCATAAGCATTGGGTGTGGAGGACCTAGACCCTGTCCCACTCAGTCCTCCCCACATTAAGCTCTGGGTTACCCCTACAAGGCGGCGGCCATACTTCCCACCGTCCCATATACAACCTACACAATCTATATAACCTATACAATCCATGCAATCtacacacacctgtgtgtgtgtgtgtgtgtgtgtgtgcctgtgtgtgtgtatatgtgtgtgtgcgtgcgtgcgtgcgtgtgtgtgcgcgcgtgcgtgtctgtgcgtgcgtgtatgtgtgcctgtgtgtgtgtgtgtatgtgtgtgtctgtgtgcacgcgtgtgtgtgtatgtgtgtgtgtgtgcgcgtgtgtgtgtgcgtgtgtatgtgtatatgtgtgtgtgcgagcgtgtgtgtgtgcgcgtgtgtctgtgtgtgcgcgtgtgtgtgtgtgcctgtgtgtgtgtgtgtgtgtgtgcctgtgtgtgcgtgcgcgtgtgtgtgcatgtgtgtgtgtgtctgtgtgtgtgtatgtgtgtgcgtgtgtatgtgtgtgcccgtgcgtgtgtgtgtgtgtgtgtgtgagagtgtgcgtgtgtgtgtgtgtatgtgtgtgtgcgtgtgtatgtgcgtgtgtgtgcctgtgcgtgtgtgtatgtgtatgtgcgagagagagtgtgtgtgtgtgtgtgtttgtgtgtgcctgtgtatgtgtgtatgtgtgtctgtgcgtgtgtgtatgtgtgcgtatgtgtgtgtgtgcgtgtgtgcgtgcgtgcgtgtgtgtgtgtgtgtgtgtgtgtgtgtgttggggagtaAGATGGAAGTTTTGTCTCTCTGAATAAAAAACATGTTATTGGTGAGAAGTGAAACATAAACAtacctccagtttggttgaaGCGCTGCTTCGCAGTCTCAATGTTGGTTTTGAAGAGCTGCTGGGTATTCATCAAACCTCTAGTCTGCCTCTCCCAGTACTGTGGGTCACCTGCTGTGACCTGGTCCATCCAGTCTTGTTTGGGTACTGCTCTCTGAGTGTTGCTGTCAtaatgaaccatctgaagaccatcAACCATCCCAACACCCACAAACTCTGGGAAGTTGGGCACGTGGGAGGAGGCAGTGTAGAAGTACTTCAGGGAGTGGGGCACTGTCAGGAAAACACATCATGTGAGGGTTTCAGCTTTGGGAATCACATCTTTTGTTTCATCGTCAGTGATTTTTGTGATGGATtgtagttgtttgtgtgtgtgtctgtactttaGGGTGAAAGTCAGGAGGAAGTATTTATCAGTGTGACTCATGTCACACTGATAAATAGAaatgaaatgaaggctattccatgcgagaaattgctaagaaattgaagatttcctacaccggtgtgtactactcccttcagaggacagcacaaacaggctctaaccagagtagaaaaagaagtgggaggccgcgttgcacaactgagcaagaagataagtacattagagtctctagtttgagaaacagacgcctcacaggtccccaactggcatcttcattaaatagtacctgttagagcctgtttgtgctgtcctctgaagggagtagtacacaccggtgtaggaaatcttcaatttcttagcaatttctcgcatggaatagccttcatttctaagaacaagaatagactgtcgagtttcagatgaaagttctctttttctggccattttgagcgtttaattgaccccacaaatgtgatgctccagaaactcaatctgctcaaagaagtgcccatccaaccaatccaacttgtgggagctgcttctggaagcgtggggtgcaatttctccagattacctcaacaaattaacagctagaatgccaaaggtctgcaatgctgtaattgctgcaaatggaggattctttgacgaaagcaaagtttgatgtaaaaaaaatcttatttcaaatacaaatcattatttctaaccttgtcaatgtcttgactctattttctattcatttcacaacatatggtggtgaataagtgtgacttttcatggaaaacacgaaattgtttgggtgatcccaaacttttgaacggtagtgtatacaaatgtattatgagtaataattattagaatgaatgaaagtgataagcctcaatggctaagaagcatctgcattcagatatacacaaattaatccgactaacacattagcatacagctcaacaaccctataactaagccggcaataaaataaaagaaagtcaacccccagttgcaggcctgtttctttatcgggtacgttgggaccctaaacagccctctttgctccccttggaagcccgcacatccggcttgtactcacaaagaatgaatgctcctcttcgtctcgcgcttctcaccgcagcacagcagcgaacgtcaggccggcagccatcctagctaactggctagttagccgttagcaccatctcacggtcgaaccgtgcgctcgcctcggcagcacaacacggcaacagacgactccttctgcgttcctcgatggtcgcatgaacccaccactacactgtaactgataacgttacttc
Above is a genomic segment from Lampris incognitus isolate fLamInc1 unplaced genomic scaffold, fLamInc1.hap2 scaffold_152, whole genome shotgun sequence containing:
- the LOC130132590 gene encoding BOLA class I histocompatibility antigen, alpha chain BL3-7-like, giving the protein MVDGLQMVHYDSNTQRAVPKQDWMDQVTAGDPQYWERQTRGLMNTQQLFKTNIETAKQRFNQTGGVHIFQVMYGCEWDDKTGEVNGDAQYGYDGEDFIALDLKTKTWIAPRPQAVITKLRWDRDGALIAQKKNYFTHVCVDWLKKYLQYGSNRLLRTVPPSVSLLQRSPSSPVTCHATGFYPDRIVMFWKREEEELQEEEVDHGELLPNHDGTFQRSVHLLVDLSSMKAEDWQKYHCVVQLSGMKDDIITKLHPSKIKTNRKDPVNTIPIIIGVLAAVIFIIIAVIGAILYQKKKAKRPPPSPDSGSELSQKLNPGASH